A single genomic interval of Gemmatimonadaceae bacterium harbors:
- a CDS encoding response regulator transcription factor has translation MITVAIVDDNRLVREALTAMLDRVPDLRVVGTGVADTAFLDQVKPDVLLLDVGLVDDDSLGVAAALTKQAPRTKIVVMDLIPMNEDIVQFVNAGVSGFVLKDATFDEFVTTIRSVAAGGKVLPPRMAESLFSQIASTASAAQGRARVLEDVRMTRREREVIELIGEGLSNKEIAQRLNIAAHTVKSHVRNVMEKLTLHTRLQIAAYSRRDGA, from the coding sequence ATGATCACGGTTGCGATCGTCGACGACAATCGCCTCGTGCGCGAGGCGCTCACCGCGATGCTGGATCGGGTTCCCGATCTGCGCGTCGTCGGAACGGGCGTCGCCGATACAGCGTTCCTCGATCAGGTCAAGCCAGACGTGTTGCTCCTCGATGTCGGGCTGGTCGACGACGACAGCCTGGGCGTGGCCGCCGCCCTCACCAAACAGGCGCCACGTACGAAGATCGTCGTCATGGATCTCATCCCGATGAACGAGGACATCGTGCAGTTCGTGAATGCCGGTGTGTCGGGATTCGTCCTCAAGGACGCGACGTTCGACGAGTTCGTGACGACCATCAGATCAGTGGCCGCCGGGGGCAAGGTGTTGCCGCCGCGCATGGCGGAATCTCTGTTCTCGCAAATCGCCAGCACCGCGAGCGCCGCGCAGGGCCGCGCGCGCGTTCTGGAGGACGTGCGCATGACGAGGCGCGAGCGCGAGGTGATCGAGTTGATCGGCGAGGGGCTGAGCAACAAGGAAATCGCCCAACGGCTCAACATTGCGGCGCACACGGTCAAGAGCCACGTGCGGAACGTCATGGAAAAGCTGACGTTGCACACGCGGCTCCAAATCGCCGCGTACTCGCGGCGAGACGGCGCGTAA
- a CDS encoding DUF6326 family protein, whose product MHDTKERLSLLWIFALLNYLYADVMALWALLGAPAADTPRLGQLALAGAAVLMEIPMAMIVACRFLPLRANRLANIIAGSIVTLVNGFLTFIPPLIGLGRPPALPEYLFFATIETVCTSIIVWQAWTWSDAKAAASSQPIVRKPAAAITTS is encoded by the coding sequence ATGCACGACACAAAGGAGCGGTTGTCGTTGTTGTGGATCTTCGCGTTGCTCAACTATCTGTACGCGGACGTCATGGCCTTGTGGGCCCTTCTCGGAGCACCGGCAGCGGACACGCCGCGCCTCGGGCAATTGGCTCTCGCGGGTGCGGCCGTATTGATGGAAATACCGATGGCCATGATTGTGGCGTGTCGGTTTCTTCCGCTCAGAGCGAACCGGCTGGCGAACATCATCGCCGGCAGCATCGTAACCCTGGTCAACGGCTTCCTCACCTTCATTCCGCCGCTCATCGGGCTGGGACGGCCGCCTGCCTTGCCAGAGTACTTGTTCTTCGCGACCATCGAAACGGTATGCACCTCGATCATCGTCTGGCAGGCATGGACGTGGTCGGACGCCAAAGCCGCAGCGAGTTCGCAGCCGATTGTCCGCAAACCGGCAGCCGCGATCACCACTTCTTGA